The following proteins are encoded in a genomic region of Bernardetia sp. MNP-M8:
- a CDS encoding T9SS type A sorting domain-containing protein, which translates to MKSNPFLSFSKKPPQQSNSSTKLSFVIFAKSILVALVFFMTVSFSYAQNLQTIASTTHEADRIEISEAYPNPATHYIQFDYRLTDRMSEGKITVFNLLGSVVGEHILNKYDNRLQIPVDNLKAGIYFYTISVNNKSLITKKFVVKH; encoded by the coding sequence ATGAAATCAAATCCGTTTTTATCTTTTTCTAAAAAACCACCTCAACAGTCTAACTCATCTACTAAATTATCTTTTGTAATATTTGCAAAATCTATTTTGGTAGCTCTAGTATTTTTTATGACTGTTTCGTTTTCGTATGCTCAAAATCTTCAAACTATTGCTTCTACTACACATGAAGCTGATAGAATTGAAATTTCAGAAGCCTATCCTAATCCAGCAACACATTATATTCAGTTTGATTATCGTCTTACTGATAGAATGTCAGAAGGAAAAATTACAGTTTTTAATCTTTTAGGAAGTGTAGTTGGAGAGCATATTTTGAATAAATATGATAACCGTCTTCAGATTCCTGTGGATAACCTAAAGGCAGGTATTTATTTTTATACGATTTCAGTAAATAATAAAAGCCTAATAACTAAGAAATTTGTAGTAAAACATTAA
- a CDS encoding PhzF family phenazine biosynthesis isomerase, which translates to MNSVSPQKIPFYQVDAFAPKSFSGNPAAVFLCDEALTDEQYLNIAREMYLPETTFLRPLFDDSSEKITTKEVKNWKTATLFEVRWFMINEETNLCGHATLAAAHVIFEEIQSIHTEVSFRTRSGDLLIKKENFEGKENYIKMQFPVEEKFEEKIPDTDLLKYLGIENQKINSCIYFPIKQTLILEFENKTELENLQPNFEKLVKNKYEIPIKKVGVTTKGDSKYDFISRLFCPWIGIDEDALSAVSHGLFAKYWQSKLNKTSFFAYQASKRGGEIHLELLKDNQVLLIGKGITTLEGNGRI; encoded by the coding sequence ATGAATTCTGTTTCTCCTCAAAAAATTCCTTTTTATCAAGTTGATGCTTTTGCTCCAAAATCTTTTAGTGGCAATCCTGCTGCTGTTTTTTTATGTGATGAAGCCTTAACAGATGAGCAGTACTTGAACATTGCTAGAGAAATGTATCTTCCCGAAACTACTTTTTTGCGTCCTTTATTTGATGATTCGTCTGAAAAAATAACTACAAAAGAAGTCAAGAACTGGAAAACAGCGACACTTTTTGAGGTTCGTTGGTTTATGATAAATGAAGAAACAAATCTTTGTGGACACGCAACCCTTGCAGCAGCACACGTAATTTTTGAAGAAATACAAAGTATTCACACAGAAGTAAGTTTTCGTACAAGAAGTGGGGATTTGCTTATCAAAAAAGAGAATTTTGAAGGCAAAGAAAATTATATCAAAATGCAATTTCCAGTAGAAGAGAAATTTGAGGAAAAAATACCTGATACTGATTTATTAAAGTATTTAGGAATTGAAAATCAAAAAATCAATTCTTGTATTTATTTTCCTATCAAACAAACCTTAATTTTAGAGTTTGAAAATAAAACCGAATTGGAAAATCTACAACCAAATTTTGAAAAATTAGTAAAAAATAAATATGAAATTCCTATCAAAAAAGTAGGAGTTACTACAAAAGGAGATTCCAAATATGATTTTATTTCTCGTTTGTTTTGTCCTTGGATTGGAATAGATGAAGATGCACTCTCAGCAGTTTCACACGGACTTTTTGCAAAATACTGGCAATCTAAATTAAATAAAACTTCTTTCTTTGCATATCAAGCCTCAAAAAGAGGTGGAGAAATTCATTTGGAATTATTAAAAGATAATCAAGTCTTGTTAATTGGAAAAGGAATTACTACTTTAGAAGGAAACGGAAGAATATAA
- the ung gene encoding uracil-DNA glycosylase, whose protein sequence is MDVKIADSWKSHLEEEFSKPYFEKLGLFLREEVQQEKVYPPGKLIFNAFEKCSFEDTKVVILGQDPYHGAGQANGLSFSVSDGVRVPPSLKNIFQEIKDDLGKEIPKSGNLERWASQGVLMLNAVLTVQASKPASHRKKGWEEFTSAVLKLVSDEKENLVFLLWGKDAQKRGEIIDREKHLVLESAHPSPYSVHTGFFGNKHFSQANNYLKEHGKDEIDW, encoded by the coding sequence ATGGACGTAAAAATCGCAGACTCTTGGAAATCACATTTGGAAGAAGAATTTTCAAAACCTTATTTCGAAAAACTTGGACTTTTTTTGAGAGAAGAAGTACAACAAGAAAAAGTATATCCTCCTGGAAAACTTATTTTTAATGCCTTTGAAAAATGTAGTTTTGAAGATACAAAGGTCGTTATTTTAGGACAAGATCCTTATCACGGTGCAGGACAAGCCAATGGACTTAGTTTTTCGGTGAGTGATGGTGTTCGTGTTCCTCCGTCACTCAAAAATATTTTTCAAGAAATAAAAGACGATTTGGGAAAAGAAATTCCAAAAAGTGGAAACCTTGAACGTTGGGCATCTCAAGGCGTTTTGATGCTCAATGCAGTCTTGACGGTACAGGCTTCAAAACCTGCATCACATCGAAAAAAAGGTTGGGAAGAATTTACTTCAGCAGTTTTGAAACTTGTTTCTGATGAAAAAGAAAATCTAGTCTTTTTGCTTTGGGGAAAAGATGCCCAAAAAAGAGGCGAAATTATAGACCGAGAAAAACATTTAGTTTTAGAATCGGCTCACCCTTCGCCTTATTCTGTGCATACTGGTTTTTTCGGAAATAAGCACTTTAGCCAAGCGAATAATTATCTAAAAGAACATGGAAAAGACGAAATAGATTGGTAA
- a CDS encoding thymidine kinase, which yields MHIEPTIHHLDHPVEGGWIEVVCGSMFSGKTEELIRRLTRAKIARQSVQIFKPAIDTRYDDQKVVSHNQNEIDSIAVKKATDILTILEEKKCQVIGIDEAQFFDKELVNVCQILANQGKRIVIAGLDMDFAGKPFGIMPQLLSMAEYVTKVHAICMCCGKVAAYSFRLTPSKQKILLGEKTEYEARCRKCFVKGNLNQETDCEKILKNEV from the coding sequence ATGCACATCGAACCTACCATACATCATTTAGACCACCCTGTTGAGGGAGGTTGGATAGAAGTCGTCTGTGGCTCTATGTTTTCTGGAAAGACAGAAGAACTTATCCGTCGCCTTACTCGTGCCAAAATTGCACGTCAGTCAGTTCAGATTTTCAAACCTGCAATTGATACTCGTTATGATGACCAAAAAGTTGTTTCTCATAATCAAAATGAAATTGATTCGATAGCCGTCAAAAAGGCTACAGATATTCTGACTATTTTAGAAGAGAAAAAATGTCAAGTTATCGGTATTGATGAAGCTCAATTTTTTGATAAAGAATTAGTAAATGTTTGTCAAATCTTAGCTAATCAAGGAAAACGAATTGTAATAGCTGGTTTGGATATGGACTTTGCAGGCAAACCTTTCGGAATTATGCCTCAGCTTTTATCTATGGCAGAATATGTGACTAAAGTTCACGCTATTTGTATGTGTTGTGGCAAAGTGGCTGCGTATTCTTTCCGTCTTACTCCGTCTAAACAAAAGATTTTATTGGGTGAAAAAACAGAGTACGAAGCTCGTTGTAGAAAATGTTTTGTAAAAGGAAATCTCAATCAAGAAACAGATTGTGAAAAGATATTGAAAAATGAGGTCTGA
- a CDS encoding DUF4382 domain-containing protein, producing MKFYYLFFLLFSLSLFSCDKESKNGNAKLEVRLVDAPAEYDAVYIDVREIRIHTSETAADEDQGWTTLSTNTGIYNLLELTNGIDALLASDELPAGKVSQIRLILGENNTLVENGETYTLKTPSAQQSGLKLKINTTLEADLKYVIMLDFDAARSIVKAGNSGKYNLKPVIRTFVESDGGSLKGCTSPATIQSLVTVSQNGVFVASAYTNDGCFLIKGLPAGTYQVKVEPPLAYSPVTISDVVISNGEVNTLSTITIQ from the coding sequence ATGAAATTTTACTATTTATTTTTTCTGCTATTTTCGCTTTCTCTTTTTTCTTGTGATAAAGAGAGTAAAAATGGCAATGCCAAACTAGAAGTTCGTCTTGTAGATGCACCTGCTGAGTATGATGCTGTTTATATTGATGTAAGAGAAATTAGAATTCATACTTCTGAAACGGCTGCTGATGAAGACCAAGGTTGGACAACACTTTCCACAAATACAGGAATTTATAACCTTTTAGAACTCACTAACGGCATTGATGCTCTTTTGGCAAGTGATGAACTTCCTGCTGGTAAAGTATCTCAAATTCGTTTGATTTTAGGAGAAAATAATACACTTGTTGAAAATGGAGAAACATACACTCTCAAAACGCCTAGCGCACAACAATCAGGTCTGAAATTGAAAATCAATACAACTTTAGAAGCTGATCTGAAATATGTAATTATGCTAGATTTTGATGCTGCTCGTTCTATTGTAAAAGCAGGAAACTCTGGAAAATATAATCTAAAACCTGTCATTCGTACTTTCGTAGAAAGTGATGGAGGTTCTCTAAAAGGCTGTACCTCTCCTGCCACTATTCAGTCTTTAGTGACTGTTTCTCAAAATGGTGTATTTGTAGCAAGTGCTTATACAAATGATGGCTGTTTTTTAATCAAAGGACTTCCAGCAGGAACATATCAAGTAAAAGTTGAGCCTCCTTTGGCATATTCTCCTGTTACCATTTCTGATGTAGTTATTAGTAATGGAGAAGTGAATACATTAAGTACAATTACAATTCAGTAA
- the mtaB gene encoding tRNA (N(6)-L-threonylcarbamoyladenosine(37)-C(2))-methylthiotransferase MtaB: MRKVAFYTLGCKLNFSETSTIARQFEQRGYQRVEFSETPDIFVINTCSVTENADKKCKQIVKQAKKTSPNSFVIIIGCYAQLKPQEIATIKGVDAVLGAAEKFRLFEVLNDFEQKDTVQLCASEISQATDFNTAYSYGDRTRTFLKVQDGCDYNCAFCTIPLARGNSRSDTVENILKAAKEIAATDVKEIVLTGVNTGDYGLINNERVHTFYELIQELDKVEGIERFRISSIEPNLLSDEIIEFVAKSKKFVPHFHIPLQSGSDEILRYMRRRYKTSLYTERIEKIKNLMPDACIGVDVIVGFPNESDAHFMETYNFLHSLDISYLHVFTYSERQNTKAADMGNPVPKSVRAERSKMLHNLSDKKRRQFYESQLGKTKTVLWENEVKENKIFGFTENYVRVNQLYNVSLPNTLQEVELKDFDESDSKGTVIATPISELV, from the coding sequence ATGCGTAAAGTAGCTTTTTACACCTTGGGTTGCAAACTCAATTTTTCAGAAACTTCAACCATTGCACGCCAGTTTGAGCAGCGTGGTTATCAGCGTGTAGAGTTTTCTGAAACTCCAGATATTTTTGTTATTAATACCTGTTCGGTTACAGAAAATGCAGATAAAAAATGCAAACAAATTGTAAAGCAAGCTAAAAAAACTTCGCCTAATTCTTTTGTAATTATTATTGGTTGTTATGCACAGCTCAAGCCTCAAGAAATTGCAACCATAAAAGGTGTAGATGCTGTTTTGGGAGCTGCCGAAAAATTTCGTTTGTTTGAAGTTTTGAATGATTTTGAGCAAAAAGATACAGTCCAGCTTTGTGCTTCCGAAATTTCACAAGCTACTGATTTTAATACTGCGTATTCGTATGGTGACCGTACACGCACATTTTTAAAAGTTCAAGATGGTTGTGATTATAACTGTGCTTTCTGTACGATTCCACTTGCAAGAGGAAATAGCCGAAGTGATACAGTAGAAAATATCTTGAAGGCAGCTAAAGAAATTGCAGCAACTGATGTAAAAGAAATTGTCTTGACAGGTGTAAATACAGGCGATTATGGTTTGATAAATAATGAGCGTGTTCATACTTTCTATGAGCTAATTCAAGAATTAGATAAAGTAGAAGGAATTGAGCGTTTTCGTATTTCATCTATCGAACCCAATTTATTATCAGATGAGATTATCGAATTTGTAGCTAAATCTAAAAAGTTTGTTCCTCATTTTCATATTCCTTTACAGTCGGGTAGCGATGAAATTTTGCGTTATATGCGTCGTCGTTACAAAACAAGTTTATATACTGAAAGAATAGAAAAAATAAAAAATTTAATGCCTGATGCTTGTATTGGTGTTGATGTAATTGTTGGATTTCCTAATGAAAGTGATGCCCATTTCATGGAAACGTATAATTTTTTGCATAGCCTAGATATTTCATACTTGCATGTCTTTACTTATTCAGAACGCCAAAATACAAAGGCTGCTGATATGGGAAATCCTGTTCCAAAATCAGTTCGTGCAGAGCGTTCGAAAATGTTACATAATTTGTCTGATAAAAAACGTCGTCAGTTTTACGAATCACAATTAGGAAAAACAAAAACCGTTTTGTGGGAAAATGAAGTCAAAGAAAATAAAATATTTGGCTTTACAGAGAATTATGTTCGTGTAAATCAGTTGTATAATGTTTCATTGCCTAATACACTTCAAGAAGTGGAGTTAAAGGATTTCGACGAATCAGATTCGAAGGGAACAGTAATTGCAACACCTATTTCTGAATTGGTTTAA
- the apaG gene encoding Co2+/Mg2+ efflux protein ApaG — protein MFHKMLGELFSAITEGILVRVRTEFHKKHSQNGNFVFTYYITITNTGNHTVQLMRRHWHIYDSKGTYQEVEGEGVIGQQPILKSGQSHKYVSGCHLKSDMGKMSGTYLMKRIEDNILFEVKIPDFSLIDPVRFN, from the coding sequence ATGTTTCATAAAATGTTGGGAGAACTCTTTAGTGCAATTACAGAAGGTATTTTGGTGCGTGTTCGTACTGAATTTCATAAAAAACATTCCCAAAATGGGAATTTTGTTTTTACTTATTATATCACAATTACAAATACTGGCAACCACACTGTGCAGCTTATGCGTCGTCATTGGCATATTTATGACTCAAAAGGAACATACCAAGAAGTAGAGGGTGAAGGAGTAATCGGACAACAACCTATTTTGAAATCTGGACAATCACACAAATATGTTTCAGGTTGTCATCTCAAAAGCGACATGGGAAAAATGTCTGGAACATATCTAATGAAAAGAATAGAAGATAATATACTTTTTGAAGTCAAAATTCCTGACTTTTCTTTGATTGATCCTGTGAGGTTTAATTAG
- the pfkA gene encoding 6-phosphofructokinase — MKRIGVFTSGGDSPGMNACLRAVVRGALYYGVEVYGIHRGYRGMIENDIHMMTSRDVSNIIQRGGTVLKTARSQRFLTKEGRERAYQNLKNLEIDGLIAIGGNGTLAGMQTFWEEHKMPFVGAPGTIDNDLNGTDYTIGFDTAINTALEAIDKIRDTADSLERGFFIEVMGRHCGDIALLTGIGGGAEIVMLPEIVDSLDEIVESIKEMLANKKTSLIVVVAEGDELGNAEELGKKVREQIPKFKFRVTNLGHIQRGGSPTAADRVLASQLGLGAVEGLLSGKSNVMVGQLKRKMIYTSIEECLKPRVIDNDLVRMLRILST; from the coding sequence GTGAAACGAATCGGAGTTTTTACTTCTGGAGGGGATTCCCCTGGTATGAATGCCTGCTTGAGAGCTGTTGTAAGAGGTGCATTATATTACGGTGTTGAAGTATATGGAATTCATAGAGGCTATCGTGGAATGATAGAAAATGATATTCACATGATGACTTCTAGAGATGTCAGTAATATTATTCAGCGTGGAGGAACAGTTCTGAAAACAGCTCGTAGCCAACGGTTTCTGACAAAAGAGGGACGAGAAAGAGCTTATCAAAATCTCAAAAATTTAGAAATTGACGGACTTATAGCCATCGGTGGAAACGGAACTTTAGCAGGAATGCAAACCTTTTGGGAAGAACATAAAATGCCTTTTGTAGGCGCACCGGGGACAATCGATAACGACCTTAACGGAACTGATTATACCATCGGATTTGATACAGCTATCAACACAGCATTAGAAGCCATCGATAAAATTAGAGATACAGCTGACTCACTTGAAAGAGGATTTTTTATTGAAGTAATGGGAAGACATTGTGGAGATATTGCGCTTCTGACTGGAATTGGAGGTGGAGCAGAAATTGTCATGCTTCCCGAAATTGTCGATTCTTTAGATGAGATTGTGGAGTCTATAAAGGAAATGTTAGCTAACAAAAAAACCTCTCTAATAGTCGTAGTAGCAGAAGGCGATGAACTTGGAAATGCTGAAGAATTAGGGAAAAAAGTAAGAGAACAAATTCCCAAATTTAAGTTTAGAGTTACTAATTTAGGACACATTCAGCGTGGAGGTTCGCCAACGGCAGCAGACCGAGTTTTGGCTAGTCAATTAGGTTTGGGCGCAGTAGAAGGTCTTTTATCTGGAAAATCAAATGTTATGGTTGGACAGTTAAAGCGAAAAATGATTTATACTTCTATAGAAGAATGCTTAAAGCCTAGAGTTATTGATAATGACCTTGTGAGAATGCTTCGTATTTTGAGTACTTAA
- a CDS encoding DUF1684 domain-containing protein, which translates to MKKSITLFFLSIFILASCAPKYEVEVQTERNKKDKQFKEGAGSPIPYDDRKTFEGLDYYPIDSSYYAVAMLTLTQDVKEVKLKTSQGKDRRFKMYAKADFKLKGKPLSLNIYKAIEDGDGFSVLFTDQTSGKTTYEVGRYIEPEINGLRAILDFNRAYNPYCIYDKKYDCPIPPEGSNLDIEVLAGEKIYKK; encoded by the coding sequence ATGAAAAAATCAATCACACTATTTTTTCTTTCTATATTTATTCTAGCTTCTTGCGCCCCAAAATATGAGGTAGAAGTTCAGACAGAAAGAAACAAAAAAGACAAGCAATTTAAGGAAGGTGCTGGTTCGCCTATTCCGTATGATGACAGAAAGACTTTTGAAGGATTGGATTATTATCCGATAGATTCTTCTTACTATGCTGTTGCTATGCTGACACTTACACAAGATGTAAAAGAGGTAAAACTCAAAACTTCACAAGGTAAAGACCGAAGATTTAAAATGTATGCAAAGGCTGATTTTAAGCTAAAAGGCAAACCTCTATCTTTGAATATTTATAAAGCAATTGAAGATGGCGATGGCTTTTCTGTTTTATTTACAGACCAAACAAGTGGTAAAACTACATACGAAGTTGGGCGTTATATCGAACCTGAAATAAATGGACTTAGAGCCATTTTAGACTTTAATCGTGCTTATAATCCATATTGTATTTACGATAAAAAGTATGATTGTCCAATTCCACCAGAAGGAAGTAATTTAGATATTGAGGTGTTAGCAGGAGAGAAAATTTACAAAAAATAA
- a CDS encoding thioesterase family protein yields MNRVKVELPDQFLFKTEIPVRITDLNYGGHIGNDAMLSLVHEARVQFFMSEGFKSELDIMGLGVIMADVAMQFKGEGFYGNIFEVYVTVGGLSSSGFDLYYKFIDQESRREILKVKTGMVLFDYKNRKIAALPEELKKRWQLPHPESRLISNE; encoded by the coding sequence ATGAATAGAGTAAAAGTAGAGTTACCAGATCAGTTTTTATTTAAGACAGAAATTCCTGTTCGAATTACAGACCTAAACTATGGAGGTCATATCGGAAATGATGCTATGCTTAGTCTTGTACACGAAGCTAGAGTTCAATTTTTTATGAGTGAAGGCTTTAAAAGTGAGCTTGATATTATGGGTTTAGGGGTCATTATGGCAGATGTAGCCATGCAGTTTAAGGGTGAAGGATTTTATGGAAATATTTTTGAAGTTTATGTAACTGTGGGAGGACTTTCTTCTTCAGGTTTTGATTTATATTATAAGTTTATTGACCAAGAATCAAGAAGAGAAATTTTGAAAGTAAAGACAGGAATGGTTCTTTTTGATTATAAAAATAGAAAAATTGCAGCTTTGCCTGAAGAACTCAAAAAACGTTGGCAACTCCCACACCCAGAAAGTCGTTTGATAAGCAATGAATAA
- a CDS encoding DUF2167 domain-containing protein, with protein sequence MKTFFRFSTYLCIAFLLYNSSFSIVFAQKNEKDKIVGQIGQIDLAGVALLSVPKGFIFMEGNSAQSPYRIACDSIEYLGCLVAIPTQNTPDSITEPPFIIEVVYIETGYIPDTTIFKTPEHFFWNDILHTNYRKNKYIKEKGCDTLAIQAWAMKPYFLENEHQLQWAVSCTSKNKDYIRHSTHKLGRYGVLEMNISTSPTHLLEVNSQIPLLTSSVEFYKGFRHEDFDPNFDNLAAFGFAGLLAGKVLTKVKVVPFIFKWLKWVIIALLGAFTFFKRKLIKRDLERDLEIHYLETELESEE encoded by the coding sequence ATGAAAACATTTTTTAGATTTTCAACCTATTTATGTATAGCTTTTCTTCTCTATAACTCATCTTTTTCTATTGTTTTTGCTCAAAAAAATGAAAAAGATAAAATAGTTGGACAAATTGGGCAAATTGATTTGGCAGGGGTAGCTTTACTTTCTGTACCCAAAGGCTTTATTTTTATGGAAGGAAATTCGGCACAATCTCCTTATCGAATAGCGTGTGATAGTATCGAATATTTAGGTTGTTTGGTAGCTATTCCAACTCAAAATACTCCTGATTCTATTACAGAACCTCCTTTTATAATAGAAGTAGTGTATATAGAAACAGGCTATATTCCTGATACTACTATTTTCAAGACACCTGAACATTTTTTTTGGAATGATATTCTTCATACCAATTATAGAAAAAATAAATATATAAAAGAAAAGGGTTGTGATACCTTAGCCATTCAGGCTTGGGCAATGAAACCTTATTTTTTAGAAAATGAACATCAATTGCAGTGGGCTGTTTCTTGTACTTCCAAAAATAAAGACTACATTCGTCATAGTACCCATAAATTGGGTAGATATGGAGTTTTGGAGATGAATATTAGCACTTCACCTACCCATCTTTTAGAGGTTAATTCCCAAATTCCTCTACTTACTTCTAGTGTAGAGTTTTATAAAGGATTCAGACACGAAGATTTTGATCCCAACTTTGATAATTTAGCAGCATTTGGTTTCGCTGGTCTTTTGGCAGGAAAAGTTCTGACAAAAGTAAAAGTTGTACCTTTTATTTTTAAATGGCTAAAATGGGTAATTATTGCTCTATTAGGAGCTTTTACATTCTTTAAAAGAAAATTAATTAAAAGAGACTTGGAAAGAGATTTAGAAATACACTATCTTGAAACAGAATTAGAAAGTGAAGAATAA